One window of the Nitrospiraceae bacterium genome contains the following:
- a CDS encoding ABC transporter permease, giving the protein MLFYTAKRLMMIVPLVLGITLITFIVIHLAPGDPVEVQTEMSLKASAQAKENLRKLYGLDKPVHIQYFEWIKRFIKLDFGKSMVDGQKVINKIFETIPITLIIALLSLILIFIVAIPLGVYSATRQYSLFDKISTVGVFIGFSVPEFWLALLLMILFGVHLGWLPISGIQSIDVSNMNSFERILDWIKHLILPVSITAFGGLASLSRYSRSSMLEVIKQDYIRTAYAKGLREHDVVFKHALRNALLPIITILGLSIPGLIGGSVIFEQIFSIPGMGRLFFSSAMSRDYPTIMGILTIGAVLTLIGNLVADISYAFVDPRIRVRK; this is encoded by the coding sequence ATGCTTTTTTATACAGCTAAAAGACTGATGATGATAGTCCCTCTTGTCTTAGGCATTACACTCATAACATTCATAGTCATTCACCTTGCTCCAGGGGATCCTGTTGAAGTTCAAACAGAGATGTCATTGAAAGCTTCGGCACAGGCAAAAGAAAATCTTAGAAAACTCTATGGTCTTGATAAGCCTGTGCATATCCAATATTTTGAATGGATCAAGAGATTCATAAAATTAGATTTTGGGAAATCGATGGTAGACGGACAAAAGGTAATAAATAAGATATTCGAAACAATCCCGATCACCTTAATTATAGCTTTACTGTCTCTGATTCTTATATTTATTGTTGCAATACCTCTTGGGGTTTATTCTGCAACAAGACAATATTCTTTATTCGATAAAATTTCTACTGTAGGAGTATTCATAGGCTTTTCCGTGCCTGAATTTTGGCTTGCTCTTTTATTGATGATACTTTTCGGTGTTCATCTCGGATGGCTTCCGATCTCGGGAATTCAGAGTATAGATGTCTCGAATATGAACAGCTTTGAAAGAATTCTCGACTGGATAAAACATCTGATACTTCCTGTAAGCATTACTGCATTCGGAGGACTTGCGAGCCTCAGCAGATACAGCCGTTCGAGCATGCTTGAAGTAATAAAACAGGATTACATAAGAACCGCATATGCAAAAGGATTAAGGGAACATGATGTTGTCTTCAAACATGCATTAAGAAATGCGCTTCTTCCTATTATCACAATACTCGGTCTTTCGATACCCGGGCTTATTGGCGGAAGCGTTATATTCGAGCAGATTTTTTCAATCCCAGGAATGGGAAGATTATTTTTTTCATCAGCAATGTCGCGAGATTATCCTACTATAATGGGCATACTTACAATAGGAGCAGTGCTTACCCTCATAGGAAATCTGGTGGCTGACATCTCTTATGCATTTGTTGATCCAAGAATAAGGGTGAGAAAATGA
- a CDS encoding ABC transporter permease, which yields MKLGVIVAKRFSRNRLALIGFCAVALLLFSALAAPVITPHSPTKIDVHNILSPPSMNHIFGTDELGRDVFSRMIFGSRVSLQVGFVAVGIAVIIGIIVGAIAGYYGGWMDSILMRFVDVMLAIPTLFLILAVIAVVEPSIIVIMVVIGVTSWMGISRLVRAEFLSLKERDFVLAAKSLGANDMRIIFKHILPNALAPVFVSAAFRIAGAILLESGLSFLGLGVQPPTPSWGNILTSGKDNITVAWWLSFYPGIAILIAALSYNLVGEGLRDALDPRLWDMEV from the coding sequence ATGAAACTCGGTGTAATAGTTGCTAAAAGATTTTCCAGAAACAGACTGGCCTTAATAGGTTTTTGTGCAGTTGCTCTGCTCCTGTTTTCAGCTTTGGCAGCTCCTGTTATTACGCCTCACAGCCCGACAAAAATAGATGTTCATAATATACTTTCTCCGCCTTCAATGAATCATATTTTCGGAACAGACGAACTAGGCAGAGACGTGTTTTCAAGAATGATATTTGGAAGCAGAGTTTCATTGCAGGTCGGATTTGTTGCTGTGGGAATCGCTGTAATAATCGGTATTATTGTTGGAGCAATAGCCGGTTATTACGGAGGATGGATGGATTCGATACTAATGAGATTCGTGGATGTAATGCTTGCCATCCCGACGCTTTTTCTAATTCTTGCAGTGATAGCTGTTGTCGAGCCGAGTATTATCGTGATTATGGTTGTTATCGGAGTTACAAGCTGGATGGGAATAAGCCGTCTTGTAAGAGCGGAGTTCCTTAGCCTCAAAGAAAGAGACTTTGTTCTTGCAGCTAAATCTTTAGGGGCAAATGACATGAGAATAATATTCAAACATATACTGCCTAATGCGCTTGCACCTGTGTTTGTCTCTGCAGCATTCAGGATTGCCGGTGCAATACTGCTTGAATCAGGACTTTCATTCCTTGGCCTTGGCGTTCAGCCGCCGACTCCAAGCTGGGGCAATATTCTTACATCAGGGAAAGACAACATTACTGTTGCGTGGTGGCTGTCGTTTTATCCGGGGATTGCAATACTAATTGCAGCCTTGAGTTATAATTTAGTCGGCGAGGGATTAAGGGATGCACTTGACCCTAGGCTATGGGATATGGAAGTATAA
- the leuD gene encoding 3-isopropylmalate dehydratase small subunit, whose amino-acid sequence MIIKGKNWKFGNDIDTDAIIPARYLNTSVPAELAKHIMEDADKDFPSKVKQGDIIVAGKNFGCGSSREHAPIAIKAAGIQAVVAKSFARIFYRNSFNIGLPIFESEEASEKISQGDEIEIDADNGIIKNISKNETYKAKPIPPFMQELISEGGLVEWTKKKLAFQK is encoded by the coding sequence ATGATAATAAAAGGCAAAAACTGGAAATTCGGAAATGACATCGATACTGACGCAATTATTCCTGCAAGGTATCTGAATACCTCAGTCCCTGCAGAACTTGCAAAGCACATTATGGAGGACGCAGACAAAGACTTTCCTTCAAAGGTAAAGCAAGGAGACATCATTGTTGCCGGGAAAAATTTTGGATGCGGTTCTTCAAGAGAACATGCGCCTATTGCAATCAAGGCAGCAGGGATTCAGGCGGTAGTGGCAAAAAGCTTTGCCAGGATTTTTTATCGAAACTCATTTAACATTGGTCTTCCCATATTCGAGTCAGAAGAGGCATCTGAAAAAATATCTCAAGGCGATGAGATTGAGATAGACGCTGATAATGGGATAATAAAAAACATCTCTAAGAATGAGACCTATAAGGCAAAGCCAATACCTCCATTTATGCAGGAGCTTATCTCAGAAGGCGGGCTTGTAGAATGGACGAAGAAAAAACTGGCATTTCAAAAATAA
- a CDS encoding 3-isopropylmalate dehydrogenase — protein sequence MKSYNIAVIPGDGTGPEVIAEGIKVLDAASEKFGFKLEYKYFDYGGNSYLKTGEVLPENAVSELKKHDSIFLGAIGHPDVKPGILEKGILLKLRFELDQYINLRPVKLYPGVDCPLKDKKPEDIDFVVVRENTEGLYAGAGGVLKKGSPDEVAIQESINTRKGVERCIRYAFEYCKKRNKRNKLTLCGKTNVLTFAFDLWERTFYEVAKEYPDIKVDYAHVDATTMWFVKNPEWFDVIVTDNMFGDIITDLGAMIQGGMGIAAGGNINPKGVSMFEPIGGSAPKYTGKNIINPLAAICAGGMMLEHLGEDKAGKNIEEAVMKITGKHLKSLAAGKMGYSTTEVGDMAAKILKGK from the coding sequence ATGAAGTCTTATAACATTGCAGTTATTCCTGGAGACGGCACAGGGCCAGAGGTGATAGCAGAAGGAATAAAAGTTCTGGATGCGGCCTCTGAAAAATTCGGTTTTAAATTAGAGTATAAATATTTTGATTACGGAGGGAACAGCTATCTTAAGACAGGAGAGGTTCTGCCTGAGAATGCCGTATCAGAACTGAAAAAACATGATTCAATTTTTCTAGGGGCAATAGGCCATCCGGATGTAAAGCCCGGGATTCTGGAAAAAGGAATACTTTTGAAACTCAGGTTCGAACTTGACCAATATATAAACTTAAGACCGGTAAAACTCTATCCGGGTGTTGACTGTCCCTTAAAAGATAAAAAACCTGAAGATATAGATTTTGTTGTTGTAAGAGAAAATACCGAGGGGCTTTATGCAGGAGCAGGCGGCGTATTAAAAAAAGGCTCGCCTGATGAAGTTGCTATTCAGGAATCAATAAATACAAGAAAGGGTGTTGAGCGCTGCATAAGATATGCATTCGAATACTGCAAGAAGAGGAATAAAAGAAACAAACTTACTTTGTGCGGAAAGACTAATGTCCTGACGTTTGCATTTGATCTTTGGGAAAGGACTTTTTACGAGGTCGCAAAGGAATATCCTGACATAAAAGTAGATTATGCTCATGTTGATGCAACAACAATGTGGTTTGTGAAAAATCCCGAGTGGTTTGATGTGATTGTTACTGATAACATGTTCGGTGATATTATTACTGACCTCGGAGCAATGATTCAAGGAGGAATGGGAATTGCTGCAGGCGGCAATATAAATCCAAAGGGTGTTTCTATGTTCGAACCTATCGGTGGTTCAGCTCCTAAATACACAGGGAAAAACATTATCAATCCATTGGCTGCAATATGCGCAGGCGGAATGATGCTTGAGCATCTGGGTGAGGATAAGGCAGGAAAGAACATTGAAGAAGCTGTAATGAAAATCACGGGCAAACATCTTAAGAGTCTTGCTGCAGGAAAAATGGGCTATTCAACAACTGAAGTAGGAGATATGGCAGCAAAAATTCTCAAGGGAAAATAG
- a CDS encoding response regulator: MGIEHRDKKRIPFNQQVLINNSMKVNAIDISEGGIYVHTGRMFPVGDIVDAMIYVGSSSVNLKASVQHCQLGVGMGLEFVELTLEQQEKLRILMKELETKSSASDKKHVLIVDDNDMVRRMNKSRLVLDGYTVFEAKNGPEAIKVFQSEHIDLAIVDLYMEPIDGFKLTNFIRQMPEHTNTPVIVFSARSTPEVIDQAMGVGANLFLVKMTTSPVKLSESVKSLLKQK, from the coding sequence ATGGGGATTGAGCATAGAGATAAAAAAAGGATTCCATTCAATCAGCAGGTGCTGATAAATAACTCCATGAAAGTTAATGCGATCGATATAAGCGAGGGTGGAATTTATGTTCATACAGGAAGGATGTTTCCTGTTGGCGATATAGTTGATGCCATGATATATGTAGGATCTTCTTCTGTTAATCTCAAGGCAAGTGTTCAACACTGTCAGTTAGGCGTGGGAATGGGGCTGGAATTTGTTGAATTAACCCTGGAGCAGCAGGAAAAGCTCAGAATTCTCATGAAGGAATTAGAGACAAAGAGTTCTGCTTCAGATAAAAAACATGTTTTAATTGTTGATGATAATGATATGGTCAGAAGGATGAACAAGAGCAGGCTTGTTCTTGACGGCTATACTGTTTTCGAAGCAAAGAACGGTCCGGAGGCAATAAAGGTATTTCAGTCCGAACATATTGACCTTGCAATAGTAGATCTTTATATGGAACCAATCGACGGCTTTAAGCTGACAAACTTTATAAGACAGATGCCTGAGCATACAAATACCCCTGTAATAGTATTCTCAGCGCGCAGCACCCCTGAAGTAATAGATCAGGCAATGGGCGTAGGTGCAAATCTTTTCCTTGTAAAAATGACAACCTCTCCTGTAAAACTCAGCGAGAGTGTAAAATCACTTCTAAAACAAAAATAA
- the cdd gene encoding cytidine deaminase, whose product MTSKTKINMTPEEIDLFIETAKKAKDNAIVPYSRFRVGAALMTAEGGIYRGCNIENPSLMLSFCAERAVIIKALSEGERHFKAMAIASDSKDYCFPCGACRQMIAEFAPDIEIYLVSEKGIKKFSIKELLPHQFKQK is encoded by the coding sequence ATCACTTCTAAAACAAAAATAAACATGACCCCTGAAGAAATCGATCTATTTATAGAAACCGCAAAAAAAGCAAAAGATAATGCGATTGTTCCATATTCAAGATTCAGGGTGGGCGCTGCTCTTATGACTGCTGAAGGTGGGATATACAGAGGATGCAATATTGAAAATCCTTCTCTGATGCTGAGTTTCTGTGCAGAAAGGGCTGTGATCATTAAAGCGTTATCAGAAGGTGAAAGGCATTTCAAGGCTATGGCAATCGCATCTGACAGCAAAGACTATTGTTTCCCATGCGGCGCTTGCAGGCAGATGATCGCTGAATTTGCGCCTGACATAGAGATATATCTTGTGTCAGAAAAAGGCATTAAAAAATTCTCTATAAAAGAACTCCTTCCTCATCAGTTCAAACAAAAATAG
- a CDS encoding 4Fe-4S binding protein produces the protein MEKFNRSYIRYMRYTVQWGILIFLIFAGYQLYLFVEYFNSPGLTIDNTDILSKRYPSIEGFLPIGALMSLKLWITTGILDRIHPAGLVIFIAAILTSLILRKSFCGWICPVGAISETVSKLGEKIFKRNIIMNKYIDHPLRAIKYLLLSFFIYVIAIKMDSGDILKFLSEDYYKIADVKMLYFFTKMTSMTFITLLILFIGSLFFRNFWCRYLCPYGALVGTVSLFSPVKITRNTDACINCGKCSKNCLSFLPVDKKVRISSPECTGCLVCVSYCPAKGALDIAMAKNKILNPILFSILVLILFFGAISIGKTTSKWNSAVTHEEYSKIIPQADILKHP, from the coding sequence ATGGAAAAATTCAATCGTTCGTATATCAGATATATGAGATATACAGTCCAGTGGGGAATACTGATTTTTTTAATCTTTGCAGGATATCAGCTATATCTTTTTGTTGAATATTTTAATTCCCCAGGATTAACAATTGACAACACAGATATTCTTTCCAAAAGATATCCTTCAATCGAAGGTTTCCTCCCAATCGGAGCTTTAATGTCTCTTAAGCTTTGGATAACAACAGGGATACTTGACAGAATTCATCCTGCCGGGCTTGTAATATTCATAGCAGCTATTTTAACCTCGCTAATACTCAGGAAAAGTTTCTGCGGATGGATATGCCCTGTTGGAGCGATATCAGAAACTGTATCTAAACTTGGCGAAAAGATATTCAAAAGAAATATTATCATGAATAAGTACATTGATCATCCTTTGAGAGCAATAAAATATCTTCTTCTTTCTTTTTTTATTTATGTGATCGCGATAAAAATGGATTCGGGGGATATCTTAAAATTCCTTAGCGAAGATTATTACAAGATTGCTGATGTTAAGATGCTTTATTTTTTTACAAAGATGACATCTATGACTTTTATCACACTCTTGATTCTTTTTATAGGTTCTTTATTCTTTAGAAACTTTTGGTGCAGATATTTATGTCCATATGGAGCATTGGTCGGCACAGTAAGCCTTTTTAGCCCTGTAAAGATAACGAGAAATACAGATGCGTGCATTAATTGCGGGAAGTGTTCGAAAAACTGTCTGTCATTTCTACCTGTAGATAAAAAAGTCAGAATTAGCTCTCCTGAATGCACAGGTTGTCTTGTTTGCGTTAGTTATTGTCCTGCAAAAGGCGCGCTCGATATTGCAATGGCTAAAAACAAGATTTTAAATCCAATATTATTTTCAATTTTGGTTCTTATTTTGTTCTTTGGAGCAATCAGTATCGGGAAAACAACAAGCAAGTGGAATTCAGCAGTCACCCATGAAGAATATTCAAAGATAATCCCTCAGGCAGATATCTTGAAACACCCATAA
- a CDS encoding DUF1015 domain-containing protein, which translates to MTKISPFRGILYNTSKVSGEDVVAPPYDIITPEYKETLYRKSPYNIVRIDFGKEQEDDNGSANKYTRAAQNLSQWLKDEILINTKKPCYYVYEIEYKINDRQKKLKGFFGLVKLEELGKGIYPHECTHSKPKTDRLNLMKSCDANTSPIFSLYNSHEKKASDIIEKTMALKPYMEAKDPENAVHRLWIVEDEKDIDIISRDLEGRAIFIADGHHRYETALEFQREMKNKNLDCTGNEPFNYVLMFLANISAEDLTILPAHRLVHGFSEDSLKILSDYFDVEPLREENMESAMSAQKHAIGLSYVDRVENSLKQYIMRHKGKGLKDIHPALVDLDVTVLHELIFGTLLKITDIAYEMSSEETLSMVKKGLYDAAFSLKPTKVEDVERVALSGVRMPPKSTYFYPKLFTGFVINSFRNNL; encoded by the coding sequence ATGACAAAAATTAGTCCGTTCAGAGGTATTCTCTACAATACGAGCAAGGTTTCGGGAGAAGATGTTGTTGCTCCTCCTTACGATATTATTACGCCTGAATACAAGGAAACGCTTTACAGAAAAAGCCCTTACAATATTGTAAGGATAGATTTTGGCAAAGAGCAGGAAGACGATAATGGATCCGCAAACAAATACACACGCGCTGCGCAGAATCTTTCACAATGGCTCAAAGACGAAATCCTTATAAACACAAAGAAGCCTTGTTATTATGTTTATGAGATCGAGTACAAAATCAACGACAGACAGAAAAAACTTAAAGGATTTTTCGGACTTGTGAAGCTCGAAGAGCTGGGCAAGGGAATATATCCTCACGAATGCACTCATTCGAAGCCAAAGACAGACAGGCTGAATCTCATGAAGTCGTGTGATGCAAATACAAGCCCGATATTTTCTCTTTATAACAGCCATGAGAAAAAGGCGTCGGATATAATCGAAAAAACAATGGCTTTAAAACCATATATGGAAGCGAAAGATCCCGAGAACGCTGTTCATAGGTTATGGATAGTCGAGGATGAAAAAGATATAGATATAATAAGTAGAGACCTAGAGGGCAGAGCTATATTCATCGCAGACGGCCATCACAGATATGAAACAGCCCTTGAATTCCAGAGAGAGATGAAAAATAAAAATCTTGACTGCACAGGGAATGAGCCGTTCAATTATGTCCTGATGTTTCTTGCAAATATTTCAGCTGAAGATCTGACAATACTTCCTGCTCACAGACTTGTCCATGGTTTTTCTGAGGATTCCCTGAAAATATTGTCAGACTATTTTGATGTAGAGCCGCTTAGAGAAGAGAATATGGAAAGTGCAATGTCAGCACAAAAACATGCCATTGGATTAAGCTATGTTGACAGGGTTGAAAACAGTCTGAAACAGTATATAATGAGACATAAAGGCAAAGGGCTCAAGGATATCCATCCTGCGCTTGTGGATTTGGATGTAACTGTACTGCATGAACTAATTTTTGGAACGCTTCTCAAGATAACTGATATAGCTTATGAGATGAGCTCTGAGGAGACGCTGTCTATGGTAAAAAAAGGACTTTATGACGCAGCCTTTTCCCTCAAGCCAACAAAGGTTGAGGATGTTGAGAGGGTTGCACTTTCGGGAGTCAGAATGCCTCCGAAGTCCACATATTTTTACCCAAAGCTCTTCACAGGATTTGTAATAAACAGTTTCAGAAATAATTTGTAG
- the gap gene encoding type I glyceraldehyde-3-phosphate dehydrogenase, producing the protein MALKVGINGFGRIGRVFLRASKTCKDFEIVAINDLTDSKTLAHLLKYDSIHGMFDADVKAADSSIIVNGKEIKITALTDPEKLPWKALGVDVVLEATGRFTDKASASKHITAGAKWVIISAPAKEPDITVCMGVNEETLDLAKHKIISNASCTTNCLAPVAKILHQEFGIIRGLMTTIHSYTNDQRILDFPHKDLRRARAAAMSMIPTTTGAAKAVGLVLPELKGKLDGLSMRVPTPNVSIVDLVAELKKDTTIQEVNAAFKKAADGKLKGIMQYTEEPLVSIDFNGNAHSSIIDALETKVMESRMVKVLAWYDNETGYSSRVRDLISYIAKRG; encoded by the coding sequence ATGGCGCTTAAAGTTGGAATTAACGGTTTCGGGAGAATTGGGAGAGTTTTTCTAAGAGCAAGTAAAACATGCAAGGATTTCGAGATTGTTGCTATAAATGATCTCACAGACTCAAAGACACTGGCACACCTGCTTAAATATGATTCGATCCACGGGATGTTTGACGCTGATGTAAAGGCCGCTGACAGCAGTATTATTGTTAACGGTAAAGAGATTAAGATAACAGCGCTTACTGACCCTGAAAAACTTCCGTGGAAGGCGCTTGGTGTTGATGTTGTGCTCGAAGCAACAGGAAGATTTACTGATAAGGCTTCAGCATCAAAACACATCACTGCCGGAGCAAAATGGGTGATAATATCTGCTCCTGCAAAAGAACCTGACATAACTGTATGTATGGGAGTTAATGAAGAAACACTTGATCTTGCAAAGCACAAGATTATTTCTAATGCATCTTGCACAACAAACTGTCTTGCGCCTGTTGCAAAGATCCTGCATCAGGAATTTGGGATAATCAGAGGACTGATGACAACAATTCATTCTTATACAAATGACCAGCGCATTCTTGATTTCCCTCACAAAGATCTGAGAAGGGCAAGGGCTGCTGCGATGTCTATGATACCGACCACAACCGGAGCAGCTAAAGCGGTCGGTCTTGTTCTGCCCGAACTCAAGGGCAAACTTGACGGTTTGTCAATGAGAGTTCCTACTCCTAATGTTTCTATAGTAGATCTTGTTGCTGAACTTAAAAAAGATACAACTATTCAGGAGGTTAATGCTGCTTTTAAGAAAGCAGCAGACGGCAAACTCAAAGGCATCATGCAGTACACAGAGGAACCTCTTGTATCAATAGATTTCAACGGTAATGCCCATTCATCAATTATAGATGCATTAGAAACAAAGGTGATGGAAAGCAGGATGGTAAAAGTTCTTGCATGGTACGACAATGAGACTGGTTACAGCTCAAGAGTGCGTGACCTTATAAGTTATATTGCAAAAAGAGGCTGA
- a CDS encoding phosphoglycerate kinase, producing the protein MIKKNNNNNHNPNAPIIDVLGKLTIEELNIKGKRIFIRADFNVPLDDNLSITDDRRIRSTLPTIDYAIDEGAKIIIGSHLGRPKGKVDPRFSLAPVAKRLQRLLGKEVTFAHDCIGPQVESLVSKMKEGDVVLLENLRFHPGEEKNDPEFSKSLAKLADFYVNDAFGAAHRAHASTAGIAKLLPSAAGFLMRKEIEYLKGTIQNPVRPLVAVLGGAKVSGKIGVLENLVDKVDKVIVGGGMAYTFIRAMGYEVGDSLVEDDMLDFAEKIRNKLIKNNVKFYLPVDSVIAQTIEAGAETKLVTTQEIPKGWRALDIGPASAKLFSEAIQDAKTIIWNGPMGVFEMDAFSRGTFAVARAVADAYALTIVGGGDTDLAVHRAGVSDAISFISTGGGASLQLLEGKELPGIAALTDRKKEE; encoded by the coding sequence ATGATTAAGAAGAACAACAATAATAATCATAATCCTAATGCGCCTATTATCGATGTTCTTGGCAAACTGACAATAGAAGAGCTGAATATAAAAGGAAAGAGGATATTTATAAGGGCAGACTTTAATGTTCCTCTTGATGATAATCTCAGCATCACAGACGACAGAAGAATACGCTCAACACTTCCCACAATCGACTATGCAATAGACGAAGGCGCAAAGATAATAATCGGCTCTCATCTTGGAAGACCAAAGGGCAAGGTTGATCCCAGATTTTCTCTTGCGCCTGTGGCAAAAAGACTTCAGAGGCTTCTTGGCAAAGAAGTTACATTTGCGCATGACTGTATAGGTCCGCAGGTCGAAAGCCTTGTATCAAAAATGAAGGAAGGCGACGTTGTTCTTCTTGAGAATCTGAGATTCCATCCAGGTGAAGAAAAAAACGATCCTGAATTTTCGAAATCTCTTGCAAAACTCGCAGATTTTTATGTGAATGATGCATTTGGAGCTGCGCACAGGGCTCATGCGTCGACTGCAGGGATAGCAAAACTTCTTCCATCTGCAGCGGGATTTCTGATGAGAAAAGAGATTGAATATCTAAAAGGCACGATTCAAAATCCTGTCAGACCGCTCGTTGCCGTGCTTGGAGGAGCAAAGGTTTCAGGAAAGATTGGAGTGTTAGAAAATCTTGTTGATAAAGTTGATAAGGTTATAGTCGGCGGCGGAATGGCTTATACATTTATAAGAGCGATGGGTTATGAAGTAGGCGATTCTCTGGTTGAAGATGATATGCTTGATTTTGCAGAGAAGATACGAAACAAACTCATAAAAAACAATGTAAAGTTTTATCTGCCTGTAGACAGCGTTATTGCCCAGACAATTGAGGCTGGCGCAGAGACAAAACTTGTTACAACGCAGGAGATACCAAAAGGATGGAGGGCGCTTGATATCGGCCCCGCATCAGCAAAACTTTTTTCAGAGGCTATTCAGGATGCAAAGACGATAATCTGGAACGGCCCGATGGGTGTGTTTGAGATGGATGCATTTTCAAGAGGGACATTTGCTGTAGCGCGCGCAGTTGCCGATGCATATGCATTAACAATAGTCGGAGGCGGAGATACTGACCTTGCTGTTCATAGGGCAGGCGTATCAGACGCCATATCATTTATATCAACAGGGGGCGGAGCATCGCTCCAGCTTCTTGAAGGCAAAGAGCTTCCGGGCATAGCGGCTTTGACAGACAGAAAAAAAGAAGAATAA
- the moaA gene encoding GTP 3',8-cyclase MoaA: MSGLKDRFNRVIDYMRISITDRCNLRCVYCMPSEGINPIEHKDILSYEEIIRVIKAAVELGVKKIRITGGEPLARKDVTSLTSEIKKIAGIEDLSITTNGILLEKYAQALADSGVDRVNVSLDTLKPERYKEITRLGDINVVFKGLEAARKAGLLPIKINMIPIRNINADEIQDFARLTIDRDCHVRFIEFMPFGKDGFWSPEKYVPCNEIMSEVEKIGRITPVKVRKNGPSKYFRIENAKGVVGFISAITHHFCEECNRLRLTADGKLRPCLFSETEIDLKPALRGTNIEEETRRLLNLAIAVKPEKHNINSSSKTLKLIRTMSQIGG, translated from the coding sequence ATGTCAGGCCTAAAAGACAGATTCAACAGAGTCATCGATTACATGCGCATTTCGATCACAGACAGGTGCAACCTGCGCTGTGTATACTGTATGCCTTCAGAAGGAATCAATCCGATCGAGCATAAAGACATTCTTTCTTATGAAGAGATCATCAGGGTTATAAAAGCTGCTGTTGAACTTGGCGTGAAAAAAATCAGGATAACAGGCGGAGAGCCTCTCGCAAGAAAAGATGTGACATCATTAACATCCGAAATAAAAAAAATTGCAGGCATAGAAGATCTTAGCATCACTACAAATGGAATTCTGCTGGAAAAATATGCACAAGCGCTGGCAGATTCAGGCGTTGACAGGGTCAATGTCAGCCTTGACACTCTGAAACCTGAGCGTTACAAAGAAATAACAAGACTTGGCGACATAAATGTTGTTTTTAAAGGACTTGAAGCTGCAAGAAAGGCAGGTCTTCTGCCCATTAAGATAAATATGATACCAATCCGAAATATTAATGCTGATGAGATACAGGACTTTGCAAGATTAACTATTGACAGAGATTGTCATGTAAGATTCATCGAATTTATGCCGTTTGGAAAAGACGGATTCTGGAGTCCTGAAAAATATGTTCCGTGCAATGAGATAATGTCCGAAGTAGAAAAGATCGGCAGAATCACTCCTGTTAAGGTTAGAAAGAACGGGCCTTCAAAATATTTCAGGATAGAAAATGCAAAAGGCGTCGTAGGTTTTATAAGCGCAATAACACATCACTTTTGCGAGGAATGCAATCGTCTAAGGCTCACAGCTGATGGTAAACTAAGGCCTTGTCTTTTTTCCGAGACAGAAATCGACCTTAAGCCTGCATTAAGAGGAACAAACATTGAAGAAGAAACCAGAAGACTTCTGAATCTTGCAATAGCAGTAAAACCCGAAAAGCATAATATCAACAGCAGCAGTAAAACCTTAAAACTCATCCGCACAATGTCACAGATCGGCGGATAA